One region of Suncus etruscus isolate mSunEtr1 chromosome 5, mSunEtr1.pri.cur, whole genome shotgun sequence genomic DNA includes:
- the MRPS2 gene encoding 28S ribosomal protein S2, mitochondrial — protein sequence MAPGSALQRLLCTGLRPAALRLRPLPSLAQGPSRGTHASPASSDPQNDGGKVGLEGIPGATEAGSTKLGSADFSRLVLSEPLKHADFFNVKELFSLRSLFDARVHLGHKAGCRHRFMEPYIFGSRLDQDIIDLDQTVEHLQLALNFIAHVAYRGGIILFVSRNRQFCHLIEKTAQACGEYAHTRYFKGGLLTNAPLLLGPGVRLPDLLIFLHTLNNVFESHVAVRDAAKMSIPTVGIVDTNCNPSLLTYPVPGNDDSPSAVHLYCRLFSTVINRAKEKRKQMEALYRLQGQGPPEPPPAAPVSPDSTLPLGSSRAPQ from the exons ATGGCGCCGGGCTCGGCCTTGCAGCGGCTGCTTTGCACGG GTCTCCGACCCGCGGCGCTGCGTCTGCGCCCCCTCCCGAGCCTGGCCCAGGGTCCGAGCCGCGGGACGCATGCTTCCCCGGCGTCCAGCGACCCCCAGAACGATGGTGGTAAGGTGGGGCTGGAGGGGATCCCAGGGGCGACCGAGGCCGGTAGCACAAAGCTTGGCTCCGCAG ATTTCAGCCGCCTGGTTCTCAGCGAGCCCCTCAAGCACGCAGATTTCTTCAATGTGAAGGAACTGTTTTCCCTGCGCAGCCTCTTCGATGCCCGTGTGCACCTAGGCCACAAAGCCGGCTGCAGACACAG GTTTATGGAGCCATACATCTTCGGAAGCCGCCTGGACCAGGACATCATAGACCTGGACCAGACAGTTGAACACCTGCAGCTGGCCTTGAACTTCATAGCACATGTGGCCTACCGCGGCGGCATCATCCTATTTGTGAGCCGCAACCGGCAGTTCTGCCACTTGATCGAGAAGACAGCCCAGGCCTGTGGGGAGTACGCTCACACCCGATACTTCAAGGGGGGCCTGCTGACCAACGCCCCACTCCTCCTAGGCCCTGGGGTGCGCCTGCCAGACCTCCTCATCTTCTTGCACACACTTAACAATGTCTTTGAATCACACGTGGCTGTGCGGGACGCAGCCAAGATGAGCATCCCTACCGTGGGCATTGTGGATACCAACTGCAACCCCTCCCTGCTCACCTACCCTGTGCCTGGGAACGACGACTCACCATCTGCAGTCCACCTCTACTGCAGGCTCTTCAGCACGGTCATCAACCGTGCCAAGGAGAAGCGGAAGCAGATGGAGGCGCTCTACAGGCTGCAGGGCCAGGGGCCCCCAGAGCCTCCACCAGCAGCCCCAGTCAGCCCGGACTCTACCCTTCCTCTGGGCTCTTCCCGTGCTCCCCAATAA
- the PIERCE1 gene encoding piercer of microtubule wall 1 protein: MVDPEGPRQGRARPDRLFRRRMPPAGQEEDLETGLELQMPPLKSPDPELHSGTGGGRLEGIYPDHHHPLHPAYSPLRASHLLLNGPLKILETVGCLATGPKTNLTQVDPLPRTLFLPLDAGRMSEEGPQECVKLVEANTRGNRLELEPEASLNPQVPAMSEITNPQGKTSDYYRVAQNLPARFNDPSCFRGYRSKKPVSLYSTSNQTYGGQAPTVHEMPQVFYPSTRKFSSQLTIGGMFRNNALNVFMEKSFVTGPDNFVTFDDRLNFHPSYNGNKPSCCS; the protein is encoded by the exons ATGGTTGACCCGGAAGGTCCAAGGCAGGGCCGCGCTAGGCCCGACCGTCTTTTTCGCCGTCGCATGCCACCTGCAGGCCAGGAGGAG GATCTGGAAACGGGTCTTGAGCTCCAGATGCCCCCTCTGAAGTCCCCAGACCCCGAGTTGCATTCCGGAACTGGCGGTGGACGTCTG gaaggaATATATCcagaccaccaccaccccctccaCCCTGCTTATTCTCCTCTTCGTGCTTCCCACCTTCTGCTCAATGGTCCACTGAAGATTCTTGAGACAGTCG GTTGCTTAGCAACAGGACCCAAAACTAACCTGACCCAGGTGGACCCTCTGCCTCGGACCCTTTTTCTCCCCCTGGATGCTGGCAGAATGTCAGAGGAGGGGCCCCAGGAATGTGTGAAACTGGTGGAAGCAAACACTAGGGGAAACCGCCTGGAATTGGAACCAGAGGCCAGTCTGAACCCCCAAGTACCAGCCATGTCTGAAATCACCAACCCCCAGGGAAAAACAAGCGACTACTACCGCGTGGCCCAGAACCTGCCTGCCAGGTTCAATGATCCCTCCTGTTTCCGGGGCTACAG GAGCAAGAAGCCCGTGTCCCTGTACAGTACCAGTAACCAGACCTATGGAGGCCAGGCCCCCACGGTGCATGAGATGCCG cAAGTGTTTTATCCAAGTACGAGAAAATTTTCTTCACAGCTCACGATTGGTGGAATGTTCCGGAACAATGCTTTGAACGTCTTCATGGAGAAGAGCTTTGTGACAGGTCCCGACAACTTTGTTACCTTCGATGACAGGCTCAATTTCCACCCCAGTTACAATGGCAACAAGCCATCCTGCTGCAGCTGA
- the PPP1R26 gene encoding protein phosphatase 1 regulatory subunit 26: protein MFLMNAPPVLALQSTWEPFCPPGTFRFPGCLSEPAEGVGGASVHMLIRSLRRGHPAAVALALGSSPERGLQRRLPSTNPAEPRVSCSPAAVHPDPVQEEEEEDAAPDPPAPDSDSDDSVDRAIEEAIQEYLKAKGSSTQNPSATHTDRRCTPQPLRAAPTPSRPAHGPGWGCNPPGSASPGSASSEDSFEQSIRAEIEQFLSEKKQLEVPKGPISADKKTEPTGGLVARPVLRARKEPELTMATKEFVFRKSPRLARIPPQPRNLRSKATPELEPGGAKPTTTCSPSEPAQTKGGLRRGAGRRSKRGPISVLVPEAPDSSSDDGIEEAIQLYQLEKQREAGGSPAGTGPTTRSTFPESHKKAATSTRKPPAGKVMDVGPAASEPGLPTQLAQEGRCGPCCADPSTELLCAEAILDISKAILPAAPDNRERIVAAGPPSPQPPVPCGSDSGGGSSVDSDDSIEQEIQAFLALKAQAGESPALTESGSASGQAEDLQAPLPQSLALSLSRKRRRGAGSHVPTLTSPKESAQEAGLQLAKMTENPVRESTSRGHPTFPRTVGPMDETAVPKTTATGLSLGPRRMVKTRGAEEKESSGDKSSSLDSDEDLDTAIKDLLRSKRKRQKRWRNLRAAPRMKAQLGTAPKLLHRLGGLRGAWKHRGSVLWRSCFPKSRRGRGTLSSVPLRGQTQEMLPAPRAQVGAFFAGSQEPRCPAPSPSSASDDSSVDSDDSIELEIRKFLSEKAKEALPEPGSHPCPELLCPKVLALPTKVCTRSQRGRGTAQPIEAVKSTGWARATSPACAFALAGQSNPRIDPTCLPSTPTWHELAPPRSTKASLSNRRHLYVHRDQSPRVAEPVAGDSTLGPLLGCAAGESLGRGLAAEKERGPPGGLALPWADFTQQSRLQSTWGLNLEGRGGVWRGTLGSQWEKGVLPSPVALDPKKGLPFAGFSPLLPTQLFHFGKSVSWGAKQTGLFSSPLSMPLQGPSFSAFQGAQAAHGPIFGTSSLLLKKEGGCWPPARAQVECGVSHRRHIGSLEEGTVGLQCRQRPVQRDEKEQEALGSGASELSDSSVEEGASHLLARGKELEL, encoded by the coding sequence ATGTTCCTCATGAACGCACCTCCTGTGCTTGCTCTCCAGTCGACATGGGAGCCCTTTTGCCCGCCGGGGACCTTTAGGTTCCCAGGGTGCCTGTCGGAGCCTGCGGAGGGTGTGGGGGGCGCCTCGGTGCACATGCTTATCCGTTCGCTGCGCCGAGGCCACCCGGCGGCGGTGGCACTGGCACTGGGCTCGAGCCCTGAGCGTGGCCTGCAGAGACGCCTGCCCAGCACCAACCCCGCTGAGCCCAGGGTGTCCTGCAGTCCTGCCGCTGTGCACCCTGATCCAGttcaggaagaggaggaagaggatgcaGCCCCTGACCCCCCTGCACCTGACTCCGACAGCGATGACTCAGTGGACCGCGCCATTGAAGAAGCCATCCAGGAGTACCTAAAGGCCAAGGGCAGCAGTACCCAGAACCCCAGTGCCACACACACTGACCGCCGGTGCACCCCACAACCACTGCGTGCTGCTCCAACTCCCTCCAGGCCAGCCCATGGTCCTGGATGGGGCTGCAATCCCCCAGGATCAGCCTCTCCAGGCAGTGCCAGTAGCGAGGATTCCTTTGAGCAGAGCATTCGGGCCGAGATCGAGCAGTTTCTGAGTGAGAAGAAGCAGCTCGAGGTCCCCAAAGGACCCATCAGTGCAGACAAGAAGACAGAGCCTACAGGAGGGCTGGTGGCCCGCCCAGTACTCAGGGCCAGGAAGGAGCCAGAGCTGACCATGGCCACAAAGGAGTTTGTCTTCCGGAAGTCCCCCAGGCTGGCAAGGATTCCCCCCCAACCCAGAAACCTCCGATCCAAGGCCACCCCTGAATTGGAGCCAGGTGGCGCCAAGCCGACCACCACCTGCAGCCCTTCTGAGCCAGCCCAAACCAAAGGCGGGCTCAGGAGGGGTGCTGGGCGAAGAAGCAAGCGGGGCCCAATCTCAGTCCTGGTTCCTGAGGCGCCCGATTCCAGCAGTGATGATGGCATTGAGGAAGCCATTCAACTCTACCAGCTGGAGAAGCAAAGGGAGGCAGGCGGGTCCCCCGCGGGCACAGGCCCCACCACCCGGAGCACCTTCCCTGAAAGCCACAAGAAGGCCGCCACAAGCACAAGGAAGCCACCAGCTGGGAAGGTCATGGATGTGGGCCCTGCAGCCTCAGAGCCTGGCTTGcccacacagctggcccaggaggGAAGGTGCGGCCCATGCTGTGCAGACCCATCCACAGAGCTGCTGTGTGCTGAGGCTATCCTGGACATCTCCAAAGCCATCCTGCCTGCCGCACCTGACAACAGGGAGCGAATTGTGGCTGCTGGCCCGCCCTCCCCTCAGCCACCTGTGCCTTGCGGCTCGGACAGTGGCGGGGGCAGCTCGGTAGACAGCGATGATAGCATCGAGCAGGAGATCCAGGCCTTCCTGGCCCTGAAGGCGCAGGCAGGCGAGTCGCCAGCCCTGACAGAAAGTGGCTCAGCATCTGGCCAGGCTGAAGACCTCCAGGCCCCACTCCCACAATCTCTGGCCCTTTCGCTAAGCCGCAAGAGGAGACGTGGAGCCGGCAGCCACGTACCAACACTGACCTCCCCCAAGGAGAGTGCCCAGGAGGCTGGTTTACAGCTGGCAAAAATGACTGAAAATCCCGTGAGGGAAAGCACAAGCAGGGGCCACCCCACATTCCCCAGGACAGTGGGGCCCATGGACGAGACTGCAGTCCCAAAGACCACAGCCACTGGCCTGTCACTGGGACCCCGAAGGATGGTCAAGACCAGAGGTGCAGAAGAGAAGGAGAGCTCGGGTGATAAGAGCAGTTCACTGGACAGCGACGAGGACCTGGACACAGCCATCAAGGACTTGCTACGTTCCAAGCGGAAGCGCCAGAAGCGGTGGAGGAACCTCCGGGCTGCACCCCGCATGAAGGCCCAACTTGGCACTGCCCCCAAGCTCTTGCACAGGCTGGGGGGTCTGCGGGGAGCCTGGAAGCACAGAGGCTCTGTACTTTGGAGAAGCTGCTTCCCTAAGTCCAGAAGGGGCCGCGGGACCCTCAGCAGTGTGCCCCTTCGAGGCCAGACCCAGGAGATGCTGCCAGCCCCAAGAGCCCAGGTAGGGGCCTTTTTTGCAGGTTCCCAGGAGCCGAGGTGCCCGGCTCCCAGCCCCAGCTCAGCGTCTGATGACAGTTCTGTGGACAGTGATGACAGCATCGAGCTGGAGATCAGGAAGTTCCTGTCTGAAAAGGCTAAGGAAGCCCTGCCAGAGCCAGGCAGTCACCCCTGTCCTGAGCTGTTGTGCCCAAAGGTGCTGGCACTGCCCACCAAGGTATGCACACGGAGCCAGAGGGGCCGAGGGACTGCCCAGCCAATAGAGGCAGTGAAGAGCACAGGGTGGGCCAGAGCCACTAGCCCTGCCTGCGCCTTTGCTCTGGCTGGGCAGAGCAACCCCCGAATAGATCCTACCTGCCTACCCTCTACACCCACCTGGCACGAGCTGGCACCACCCAGGAGCACAAAGGCCTCACTGAGCAACCGCCGGCACCTCTATGTTCATAGAGACCAGAGCCCCCGAGTGGCTGAGCCTGTGGCTGGCGACAGCactttggggccactcctgggttGTGCCGCAGGTGAGAGTCTGGGCCGAGGTCTGGCTGCAGAGAAGGAGCGGGGACCCCCTGGTGGCCTGGCCCTTCCTTGGGCTGACTTCACCCAACAGAGCCGGCTGCAGAGCACATGGGGTCTGAACCTGGAAGGCAGAGGTGGGGTCTGGAGGGGGACCCTGGGCAGCCAGTGGGAGAAGGGGGTTTTGCCTAGTCCAGTGGCTCTGGACCCCAAGAAAGGCCTGCCCTTTGCCGGCTTCTCCCCTCTGCTCCCCACACAGCTTTTTCACTTTGGGAAGAGTGTTTCCTGGGGAGCCAAGCAAACTGGCCTCTTCAGCAGCCCCCTGAGCATGCCCTTGCAAGGTCCCTCCTTCTCGGCCTTCCAGGGAGCTCAGGCCGCCCATGGGCCCATATTTGGGACCTCATCTCTGCTCCTGAAGAAGGAAGGGGGATGCTGGCCACCCGCAAGGGCTCAGGTTGAGTGTGGCGTGTCCCACAGGAGGCACATCGGGAGCCTGGAGGAGGGCACCGTGGGCCTGCAGTGTCGGCAGAGGCCAGTGCAGAGGGATGAGAAGGAACAGGAGGccctgggcagtggcgctagtgAGCTCAGTGATAGCTCTGTAGAGGAAGGTGCCAGCCACTTGCTGGCCAGGGGCAAAGAGTTAGAGCTCTGA